The Mycobacterium sp. EPa45 genomic interval GGCTACCTTGTCGTCTACGCGTCCCATGAGCCGACAGGCTACCGCAGCGAATTTCTCGAAGTAGAACTTGTTCCAGTTTCGCGCTGGAGTGCGCATACTGATCCCACCGCAGACCCGAGCATGAGGAGAAGTCATGGCCATCCGCGTTGCCCATATCGGCACCGGAAACGTCGGACGCATAGCGCTATCCGAGTTGATCGAGAACCCGGGATTCGAGCTGACCGGATTGTGCGTGTCGGCCGACGAGAAGGTGGGCAAGGACGCGGGCGAGCTGGCCGGCCTGGATATCAAGACCGGAATCCTGGCCACGAAGGACCTCGACGCGGTCCTGGCCGGAGAGCCCGAGTGCGCCGTCTACTGCGCGATGGGTGACAACCGCATGCCGCAGGCGATGGAGGATGTCCGCAAGATCCTGGCGGCCGGTATCAACGTCGTCGGCTCCGCCCCGGTGGTGCTGCAGTTCCCCTGGCATGTGATGCCGGACAAGTACATCGAGCCGTTGGAATCCGCTGGCCGCCTTGGCAATTCGAGCATATACATCAACGGCGTCGACCCCGGCTTCGTCACCGACCTGATTCCGTTGGCGTTCGCCAGCACCTGTCAGAGCATCGAGGCTGTGCGCTGTATGGAGATCGCCGACTACGCCACCTACGACGGCGCGATCGTGATGTTCGACGTCATGGGGTTCGGCAAGCCGCTCGACGAGGTCCCGATGCTGTTCCAGCCCGGTGTGCTCGGCATCGCCTGGGGCTGCGGCATCCGCCAGCTCGCGGCCGGGCTGAACATCTCTCTGGACTCGATCACCGAAAGCTACGAACGTGAGCCTGCCCCAGAGTCTTTCGACGTCGCCGCCGGCCACATCCCGAAGGGCGGCGTGGCCGCGGTGCGATTCGAGATCAAGGGCATGGTCGGCGACCACGCGGCGATCGTCGTCGAGCACGTGACCCGGCTCCGGGAAGACCTGCGGCCGGACTGGGCGCAGCCGGCCCAGCCCGGCGGCTCCTACCGCGTGGAGATCACCGGTGAGCCGTCCTACCGCGTCGACATCTGCCCGACGAGCAAGAAGGGCGACCACAACTACGCCGCGATTGCGGCCGGCGCCGGCCGCATCGTCAACGCCATTCCCGCGGTGGTCGCCGCCCCGCCGGGCATCCGCACCACCCTGAACCTGCCGCTGGTCTCCGAGGTGGAGCTCTTCGCCAAGCCCTGACGCCGCGTTTGACCGAATCAACGCCGGGGTATTTACCGCGCACCGATTTCGACGGATGCGTAAGGAGACACGGACATGGCGGCTAAGCGCTTGATCCTTCTGGTGGGCGCGGTGCTCCTGGTGGCCGGAGTGATCGCACTCTTGGTGCCGGTGTCGACCTCGGACGGCAACGGCGGCAGCATCGGCTGCGGTAACGCGATCTCGGAAGACCTGTCGGCAGCGCGCGAAGCCAACAACAAGAACGTCATCGCCAATGTGCCGATCCTCAACCAGATCGTCCAGCACCCCGATTTCGTGGCGCAGTGCCAGTCGTCGGTCTCGTCGCGGCGGGCATGGTCGATCCCACTCGCCGTGATCGGCGTGCTGGTGGCCGGCGGGTCGCTGGTGGTCGGCAACCGGCGCGGAGTCGGCTCGACGACCTAGGGGCGATAGCCCGGGACGATCAGGGTGCCCGGGTAATTCACGTAGTACGACAGGCAGATCGGGCTGTGCCGGCACGCGATGATCGCCCCGGCATCGGGCGCGCCGCCCATGACTTGGTTGCCACGCGGCGGCAGGTTGCAGTTCACCACGTACGGGTTGAGCGGGACGACGCCGTTGGTGCAGTCCGGTGAAGCGCTCGCCGGGGCGGCCGGCGCGAGCACCGAAGTCAGGGCGGTCGCGGCGATTCCGGCCGATGCCAGCCTGGACAAGATCATGCCGCACCCCCGTGAAGAGCAGACGCGTCAACGGTACTCCAAGCACGGAGTTTGGCCGATAGTCATTCGTTCGCGCCCCGATGCCGGATACCTGCAACTGACACCGACGGTCCGTACTAAACTAGAACACGTTCCAGTCTGCTTACGCCCCCCGCTTGAAGGAGCCGGTCCATGCGCACTCCCCTTTGCGACGACCTCGATATCGAATATCCGATCTTCGCGTTCACCCACTGCCGCGACGTGGTCGTGGCGGTCAGCAAGGCCGGCGGCTTCGGCGTGCTCGGCGCGGTCGGATTCTCGCCCGAACAACTCGAGATCGAACTCAAGTGGATCGACGAGAACATCGGCGACCACCACTACGGCGTCGACATCGTAATCCCCAACAAATACGAGGGCATGGACTCGGCGGACTTGTCCCCCGAGGTGCTGAAGAAGACGCTCAACGATCTGGTCCCGCAGGAGCACATCGATTTCGCGAAAAAGGTTCTCGCCGACCACGGTGTGCCGGTCGAGCACAGCGACGACGATGCCCTGCAATTGCTGGGCTGGACCGAGGCGACCGCGACCCCGCAGGTTGAGGTCGCGCTCCAGCATCCGAAGTGCACGCTGATCGCCAACGCCCTCGGCACCCCGCCCGCCGAGATGATCAAGCACATCCACGACGAGGGCCGTAAGGTCGCCGCGCTCTGCGGTTCCCCGTCACAGGCGAAGAAGCACGCCGAAGCCGGCGTGGACATCATCATCGCCCAAGGCGGCGAGGCCGGCGGTCACTGCGGCGAGATCGGCTCGATCGTGCTGTGGCCACAGGTCGTCAAGGCGGTGGCGCCGGTGCCGGTGCTGGCGGCCGGCGGTATCGGCAGCGGCCAACAGATCGCCGCGGCGCTCGCGCTGGGTGCGCAGGGCGCATGGACGGGCTCGCAGTGGGTCATGGTCGAGGAGTCCGAGCACACCGACGTGCAACACGCCGCGTACGCGAAGGCCGAAAGCCGCGACACCGTGCGCAGCCGGTCGTTCACCGGCAAGCCCGCACGCATGCTGCGCAATGAGTGGACCGAGGCCTGGGAGAAGGAGGGCAATCCCAAGCCGCTCGGAATGCCGTTGCAGTACATGGTTTCCGGCATGGCCGTCGCGGCCACGCACAAGTACCCCAACGAGAGTGTCGACGTCGCGTTCAATCCGATCGGACAGGTCGTCGGTCAGTTCACCAAGGTCGAGAAGACCGCGACGGTGATCGAACGCTGGGTGCAGGAGTATCTCGAGGCCACCACCCGCCTCGACGAGCTCAACGAGGCGGCGTCGGTCTAACACGCACTGAGAGTGCAATCAGGGCGAGGATCCCCAGGATCTCTCGCCCTGATTGCGTTCTCGACGCCTAGCTGGCCGGGTAGAAGTCGTTCCCGTTGCCCCAGTCGCCGGAATGCATCGATCCCGGCTGCCAGCCCTGAGCGCCCAAGCAGAGCATGGGCAGCCCGTCGGGCGACTGGGCCGCGGCCTGCGATCCCGGGCACGGCGAGCCGACGGCCTGCACGCCGTAGATCTTGGGCGAGAGCACCCAGAAGCCAACGCCCTCCGGCGGACGGTCCATGCCGATCGGCGACTGCCCCGGAATCCAATGGCAGGCCAGCGGCTCCCCACCGGGTCCGCGGCCGAAGACGAACCGGTCCCAGCGATAGCAGGGCGCGTTCAGATAGGCCTCGTAGCTCATGCCCGGCGGATCGCCCGGGAACGGGCCGTGGGGTTCGTCGGCTGCGGCAGCTGGTGCCACAGCCAGCGCCGTGCCGGCAACGGCCGCTGCGATGACGAATTCGCGGAGCATCTATCCACCCTCTAGGTCTCAACCCGCGGGCCCCTTGCCCCCGG includes:
- a CDS encoding diacylglycerol kinase is translated as MAIRVAHIGTGNVGRIALSELIENPGFELTGLCVSADEKVGKDAGELAGLDIKTGILATKDLDAVLAGEPECAVYCAMGDNRMPQAMEDVRKILAAGINVVGSAPVVLQFPWHVMPDKYIEPLESAGRLGNSSIYINGVDPGFVTDLIPLAFASTCQSIEAVRCMEIADYATYDGAIVMFDVMGFGKPLDEVPMLFQPGVLGIAWGCGIRQLAAGLNISLDSITESYEREPAPESFDVAAGHIPKGGVAAVRFEIKGMVGDHAAIVVEHVTRLREDLRPDWAQPAQPGGSYRVEITGEPSYRVDICPTSKKGDHNYAAIAAGAGRIVNAIPAVVAAPPGIRTTLNLPLVSEVELFAKP
- a CDS encoding nitronate monooxygenase — translated: MRTPLCDDLDIEYPIFAFTHCRDVVVAVSKAGGFGVLGAVGFSPEQLEIELKWIDENIGDHHYGVDIVIPNKYEGMDSADLSPEVLKKTLNDLVPQEHIDFAKKVLADHGVPVEHSDDDALQLLGWTEATATPQVEVALQHPKCTLIANALGTPPAEMIKHIHDEGRKVAALCGSPSQAKKHAEAGVDIIIAQGGEAGGHCGEIGSIVLWPQVVKAVAPVPVLAAGGIGSGQQIAAALALGAQGAWTGSQWVMVEESEHTDVQHAAYAKAESRDTVRSRSFTGKPARMLRNEWTEAWEKEGNPKPLGMPLQYMVSGMAVAATHKYPNESVDVAFNPIGQVVGQFTKVEKTATVIERWVQEYLEATTRLDELNEAASV